The following are from one region of the Microbacterium sp. BK668 genome:
- a CDS encoding cold shock domain-containing protein codes for MPTGKVRFYDEEKGFGFVTSDEGQDVFLHATALPAGTPAPKAGTRLEFGIADGKRGPQALSVRVLEAPVSLAKRARKPADDMAIIVEDLVKLLDGIGGDLRHGRYPSGSHAKKVAAVLRKVADELDA; via the coding sequence ATGCCCACCGGCAAGGTCAGGTTCTACGACGAGGAGAAGGGGTTCGGCTTCGTCACCAGCGACGAGGGTCAGGACGTCTTCCTGCACGCCACTGCCCTTCCCGCCGGCACTCCGGCTCCGAAGGCGGGCACGCGGCTCGAGTTCGGCATCGCCGACGGCAAGCGCGGCCCGCAGGCGCTGTCGGTGCGCGTCCTCGAGGCTCCCGTGAGCCTCGCCAAGCGCGCCCGCAAGCCCGCCGACGACATGGCGATCATCGTCGAAGATCTCGTGAAGCTCCTCGACGGGATCGGGGGCGATCTGCGTCACGGCCGCTACCCCAGCGGCTCGCACGCCAAGAAGGTCGCCGCCGTGCTCCGCAAGGTCGCGGATGAGCTCGACGCCTGA
- a CDS encoding DUF3027 domain-containing protein — MSSTPDPDVTFPSEPADGTQPDPTEAPAVAEGSEEAEPVEPGAAEEPREPVEPAAVEPVEPAAAGEPEASGETAATEPVEPDARLLEAHDLALAALREITPEATIGEPAGYAVEDGGVVSLRFHNRLGGYPGWFWTVSVAVVEGAEPTVLETELLPGDGALLAPDWVPWAERLADYQAAQAALAEAERDRAGDAEDESDEAELEDVEDLDASDFDDDGSPILHAGDVDGVDIDELADDEDEESDADADEDDLDDDESDDEESDDDLDDDEDRDEDGLDDSDDEESDDDLDDDEDDDDEDDVDDVDDLDDDLAED; from the coding sequence ATGAGCTCGACGCCTGATCCCGACGTGACATTCCCGAGCGAGCCGGCTGACGGCACGCAGCCCGATCCCACCGAGGCGCCCGCGGTCGCCGAGGGGTCGGAGGAGGCGGAGCCGGTCGAGCCCGGTGCCGCGGAAGAGCCCAGGGAGCCGGTGGAGCCCGCTGCCGTCGAGCCCGTCGAGCCTGCTGCCGCCGGGGAGCCGGAGGCGTCGGGCGAGACCGCGGCCACGGAGCCGGTGGAGCCCGATGCGCGTCTCCTCGAGGCGCACGACCTCGCGCTCGCCGCGCTGCGCGAGATCACGCCCGAGGCGACGATCGGCGAGCCGGCGGGCTACGCCGTGGAGGACGGGGGAGTCGTCTCGCTCCGCTTCCACAACCGCCTCGGAGGTTACCCGGGGTGGTTCTGGACGGTCAGCGTCGCGGTGGTCGAGGGCGCCGAGCCGACGGTGCTCGAGACCGAGCTGCTGCCCGGCGACGGTGCGCTCCTCGCGCCGGACTGGGTGCCGTGGGCCGAGCGGCTGGCCGACTATCAGGCCGCGCAGGCGGCGCTCGCCGAAGCCGAGCGCGACCGGGCCGGCGACGCCGAGGACGAGTCCGACGAGGCCGAGCTGGAAGACGTCGAAGACCTGGATGCGTCGGACTTCGACGACGACGGATCGCCGATCCTGCACGCGGGAGACGTCGACGGCGTCGACATCGACGAGCTCGCCGACGACGAGGACGAGGAGTCTGACGCCGACGCGGACGAGGACGACCTCGACGACGACGAATCCGACGACGAGGAATCCGACGACGACCTCGACGACGACGAGGACCGGGACGAGGACGGCCTCGACGACTCCGACGACGAGGAATCCGACGACGACCTCGACGATGACGAGGATGACGACGACGAGGACGACGTGGACGACGTGGACGACCTCGACGACGACCTCGCCGAGGACTAA
- a CDS encoding TetR/AcrR family transcriptional regulator, with product MRAPRPHARTLARREAVLRAAMRVFGQRGYNKGALVEVAEQAGMTHAGVLHHFGSKEGLLIAMLQYRDGEEAAGIPGRAQTEGPAFLDHLLDTVAENTARPGVVQTYAVLAAESVTEGHPAQDYFRDRFARLRDKIAGVLAEVSGLDASDPDVRDDASALIALMDGLQVQWLLDPSAVDMPRVVEKMLDELVDRLRTGRAAPSFPRPAE from the coding sequence GTGCGAGCGCCGAGGCCGCACGCACGGACGCTCGCGCGGCGGGAGGCCGTGCTGCGGGCGGCGATGAGGGTCTTCGGGCAGCGCGGCTACAACAAGGGTGCCCTCGTCGAGGTCGCGGAGCAGGCGGGCATGACGCACGCGGGAGTGCTGCACCACTTCGGCAGCAAAGAGGGCCTGCTCATCGCGATGCTGCAGTACCGCGACGGCGAGGAGGCAGCCGGCATCCCAGGGCGGGCGCAGACCGAGGGACCCGCGTTCCTCGATCACCTTCTCGACACGGTGGCCGAGAACACCGCGCGTCCCGGCGTGGTGCAGACGTACGCCGTGCTCGCCGCCGAGTCGGTCACCGAGGGGCATCCGGCCCAGGATTACTTCCGGGATCGCTTCGCGCGACTGCGAGACAAGATCGCCGGTGTGCTGGCGGAGGTGTCGGGACTGGATGCCTCGGACCCGGACGTGCGCGACGATGCCAGCGCACTCATCGCCCTCATGGACGGCCTGCAGGTGCAGTGGCTCCTCGACCCGAGCGCGGTCGACATGCCGCGCGTCGTCGAGAAGATGCTGGACGAACTGGTCGACCGCCTGCGGACAGGCCGCGCGGCACCGTCGTTCCCGCGGCCCGCGGAGTGA
- the serC gene encoding phosphoserine transaminase translates to MPHVLLPREILPADGRFGCGPSKVRTEQLEKLRAHQSLLGTSHRQAPVKDLVGRTRAHLAELFRLPHGYEIILGNGGSTAFWDAAAFGLIESRSQNLVFGEFGGKFAAAAKAPWLEAPDVRDAPAGTRVAPEPVEGVDVYAWPHNETSTGVAAPVERVHGDEGALTVVDATSAAGGIDFSVSQADVYYFAPQKNLGSDGGLWFAAVSPAAIERIERIAASGRYIPEFLSLKNAVDNSRLNQTLNTPALATLVLLEAQLEWIAGNGGLQWADARTRESSRALYDWAGASSFATPFVADPADRSPVVVTIDFDESVDAAAVAASLRSNGIVDIEPYRKLGRNQLRVATFVSIEPDDVRRLTRCIDYTVARLG, encoded by the coding sequence TCCGTCGAAGGTGCGGACCGAGCAGCTCGAGAAGCTGCGCGCGCACCAGTCGCTCCTGGGCACGTCGCACCGGCAGGCTCCCGTGAAGGACCTCGTCGGCCGCACGCGCGCCCACCTCGCCGAGCTCTTCCGCCTGCCGCACGGCTACGAGATCATCCTCGGCAACGGCGGATCGACTGCCTTCTGGGATGCCGCGGCCTTCGGCCTCATCGAGTCGCGCAGCCAGAACCTCGTGTTCGGCGAGTTCGGCGGCAAGTTCGCCGCGGCCGCGAAGGCGCCGTGGCTCGAGGCGCCCGACGTGCGGGACGCCCCGGCGGGAACCCGCGTCGCGCCGGAGCCCGTGGAAGGCGTCGACGTCTACGCATGGCCGCACAACGAGACGTCGACGGGCGTCGCGGCACCGGTCGAGCGCGTCCACGGCGACGAGGGGGCGCTGACGGTCGTCGACGCGACGAGCGCCGCGGGCGGCATCGACTTCTCGGTCTCGCAGGCCGACGTCTACTACTTCGCACCGCAGAAGAACCTCGGGTCCGACGGCGGGCTGTGGTTCGCCGCCGTGTCTCCCGCCGCGATCGAGCGCATCGAGCGGATCGCGGCTTCGGGCCGCTACATCCCCGAGTTCCTGAGTCTCAAGAATGCCGTCGACAACTCGCGGCTCAACCAGACGCTCAACACGCCGGCCCTCGCGACGCTGGTGCTCCTCGAGGCGCAGCTCGAGTGGATCGCCGGCAACGGAGGCCTGCAGTGGGCCGACGCGCGGACGCGCGAGTCGTCGCGGGCGCTGTACGACTGGGCCGGGGCATCCTCCTTCGCGACCCCGTTCGTCGCCGACCCCGCCGACCGCTCCCCCGTCGTCGTGACGATCGACTTCGACGAGTCGGTGGATGCCGCGGCTGTCGCGGCGAGCTTGCGCTCGAACGGGATCGTCGACATCGAGCCGTACCGCAAGCTCGGCCGCAACCAGCTGCGGGTCGCGACCTTCGTCTCGATCGAGCCCGACGACGTGCGCCGGCTCACCCGCTGCATCGACTACACCGTCGCGCGCCTCGGCTGA